The window TAGTTACCATTTATTGGGTATTTACCgtgtgccaagccctgttctAAGGCGCTTTACGTGTGTTAACTCATAGAAGCTTGGCAACTAAGAATCTTCGAGAATAGAACCTGAGTTACCGTAATGGCATCATTAAGTCAGCGCTCGCAGTGGACCAGGCCCTGGGCCAAGCACTTTATATGGACAGTCGCATCGGATCCTTATGAGGTAGGGactgttatttatttactcattcattcaacaacgatttactgagcaccttcgaGAGGAAGGCCCTGTTCTGGGAGCTGGGAATAGAGCAGTAAACACAGTGAACAAGACTCCCTGCCTTTGTGGAGGTCACATTGtaatggggagacagacaggtcCGTAATTAGATATTTACGTCAAATGTGTAGAATGTTAGGAGGTAATAAGTGCTGGGGAGGAAGACGGAAGGTGGGTGGGgaagcttgtgtgtgtgtgtgtgaagcagttacaaatagggtggtcaggaaggcttcactgagaaggtgacatcagAGCCGAGATCTAGAGCAGGGAAAGGAGTGAGCCATGTGGCTGTCTgtgggaacagcaagtgcaaaggccctgaggcgggaGTCTGCTTAGGATGTTTGTGAAAGAGCACACGGGGCCACAAGGCTGTTGCTGAGGAAGGCAAGGGGAAGACAGGTGGGAGGGCCAGGTCACATAGGCCATTATACTGgctttggcttttcctctgagtTGTCCTCATCATAATCCTTAGAGGCACAGGAGCTATTATCATGGCCACTTTAGAACTGCTAccactggggcacagagaggttgaattATCCACTAGAGGTCACACAGAAGCAGAGCCCAGGTTTGATTCCAGACAAGTGGATGCAGGGTGCACATTCTTAGCCACTGAGCCACCCACCAGAAATAGGAGTCTGTGGTCCACAGCCACCATCTGACTTGGAGGAGTGTATTTGGTCTCCACAGTGTTACTGAGGTGTTTTAACCATGTTGGTTACCAGCCTTTAAAAATGGACAGATTCCACATAAAAATggagatttctggcttctcttaaaaaattGTGAGATCTCGATTGCTGAACCCACAATCCCATGGGGCGGTAGTTTGCTGTACAGGGCCATCCTGTTAATGGGCCATTCTGTCCCACGTGCCCAGTCCCCACCGTCTTGGATCTGGACCCCACACACCCTGCTTGCTTCACTGATTTATGGTACCTACGTGGCCCCAAAGAGTATTTGCATTTTGATACCTGTTACAGTATCTTAGACCAGAGCATCTTTGAAAACCCACACTTTTCATCCTAGAAGCTCAGAATCTCAGAACCTGCCATTTATCCCTCACCTTGAACTGAGACTTTCAAAACCACTCTAGCTTACCCTCACTGAATCTCAGAATTGTCAAAGCAGAAGGTCATtcagacaacatggatggatttgATTTCCTGGGGCAGCATGCCTGAGCCCCCTTCTGCCCTAAGACAGGGCTTTCTCAGCACAGATGGAGAGAATTAGCCTTTCATCAGCAAAAACTCCCAAGGATCACGAGCGACCGGGAACCAGGAGACCTGCTCTGCTCCCAGTGGGCCCATTCGGTTCCTTAGGGCCCCATCAGGATGTGGAAGCCAAGCTGGGAATCCCACAGAGAGGATTTTGTACAGGGAATTGGTCACACCGCTGTTAGAAGGCTGAAAGCTCAAAGGTGGAAAAGAGAGGTAACCGAGAAATCAGTGTGTACAAGAAGCTCCCACCTCCAGGACTGGGATACAAAAAGATTACCAGAACCCGTAGGAGCTCGGAGGGCAGGCTGCACGCGGCTGGAGCAGGGACCAGTGACAGGGTGCCACACAGCTGGTGCCCAGACCTCAAGAGGGACCTGGTGCCTTCTGCTGGGAGAACAGAGCAGTACTAGAGCCCGAGCTGCTGCTGGAGGGCTGCTAGCCGGAGCCCAAAGCAAGGTGAGTcttcctgcctgccctctgcccacaCCTCTCATGGGCAGAACTTAAGGAAGCCAGCTCTCAAGGGGGTCGGGGAAGCATAATGTGGAAAGGCCAGCGTCACAGAGCAGGAAGGGCTGGAGGCTGACAGACACTAAGGGTATTTTTTGAGCCTCATGGTAAGCGCTctcccaggtgctggggatgaAGCAGTGAGGGAGACGGGACACGCCCTCGGGAGCTTGCATTCCAGCGTAAGGACACGGATAATGATATAAACAAAAGTTGGGTAATTCCACGTGTTGAAGAATGCTAGGAAGAAATTCAGTCAGGGTAAAGGTTGGAGGTGCTACGTTCGCCAAGCAGGTCGAGGAAggcctcttggaggaggtggcacgTGTTGAGACAGCCTTGCAAAGTTCTGGGTAAGAgtactccaggcagagggaacagtgagtacaaaggccctgaggcagaagccaGCCTGGCCTGTGTGACGGGAGTGTTGTGAAGaagacagagcagggagggagttGAGGTTCTTAGTGGGCTGGGACCCAGTCACTGTGGAGTCTTGCGGGCCTGGATAAGGTCTTTGGACCTTATTTATGGGATGCCAGTGGAGGGTGTTAAAGGAGGAGGGATGTAAGCTGATTTACATCCACACAGGGGGTGGTCTGTAGTAGAGACTGGAGAGGGGCAGTGGTGGTAGCAGGGGGAACAGTTaggagaggagggctggggtgaGAAGTAGTCTGCTCAGGAATTTAGAAGTAGACTGCACAGTTTACCAAGGCAATGGTGGTTGTGGTGGGGTAGGGGGCTGCAGGAGTCACGGTGACCCATTTTAAGTTTGAGATTCCCATTCATCATCCAAGTGGCTGTGTCTCGTGGGGAGGTCTGGGGTTTGGGCTGAAGATAAAGATTTGGAAGTCACCAGTGATGCTATTTAAAGTCTTGGGAATCTGTGAAATCTGGAGAGTGCAGAGAGAACAGGAAGCCACAGCTGTACTCGGGCGGGCTGCTGTGTACCTTGGGGGAGGATGTGGGATTAGATCCTTAGGTTTGGGTTTGGTGGGGCCCCTGCGGGAGTGGTGTGAAACATCTGGCTCAGAAACTTCTGGGCTTTCACCAGGTGCCAGAGGAAATATGTGGCTTTGGTGAAGCTGGTATCTTGGAAAAACTTGTTGGCCAACCTCTTCCAAACCAGTTTCCCCATAAATCACCCCAGCAAAGAGATCCAGGTTAGATCCCTGCCCCAAATCCTACACCCCGCCCacccccctcccacacacacactactCCTGCTAGACTCCTGCTAGAGGTGGTATTTCCAGGCGGGAATCCCTGCTTCCAGGCTGAGAGTAGGTTGTATGTCTAAAGTTAGACGAGGGGTCACCAAACTTTTAccgtaaagggccagatggtaactattttaggctttgtgggccatacggTCTCTGTTGGAACTACTCAAGTCTGCTGTTCTGTgcgcagccacagacaatacataaatgaacaaGCGTGACTGTGTTGCAGTAAAACTATTTGCAAAACCAGGAGACAGGCTGGATACGGCCCTAGTGTGCTGACCTTTGCCTTAGGCTGTAAGTTCCGCTGCATGTGACGGAGACCCAAAACTATGGTGGCTTAAATGAGACAgaggtttatttctctcttacaaGACAGTGTGGAAGTGGATGTTCTGGGGCTGATATGATTGATGGCTTTGCTCCATCATGTCCACCAGGGACCCAGGTTCCTGCTCTTATTGCTCTGCCATCACACGTGTTGCTGTCATGGTCCAAATGGCTAGATACCGTGTccacattccaggcaggaagGTGGAGGAAAGGCATGTCCCTTTCTGAAGCTTGAGGACTCTACCCAGGAATTTGGCTGGAACTCAGTCTCATGGCCACATCTAGCTGCAAGGGGCTCTGGGAAATGTAGTCGTTGTAGCCACCATGTGCCTAGCTAAAAAAAGGGAAACAGCTATCAGTCTCTGCCACATCCATCTCACCTGTGGGCTTTAAAAACAcccctcaggggccagccccgtggctgagtggttaagttcgcgtgctctgcttccgcggcccagggtttcaccggttcagattctgggtgtggatgtggcactgctcatcaagccatgctgaggcggcatcccacatagcacaaccagaaggacctacaactagaatatacaactatgtagtgggggtctttggggagaagaagaaataaagaagattggcaacagatgttagctcaggtgccaatcttttaaaaaaaatttttttttttttgaggaagattagccctgagctaacatctgccaccaatcctcctctttttgctgaggaagcctgaccctgagctaacattccgtgctcatcttcctctactttatatgtgggatggctgccacagcatggcttcacaagtggtgccatgtccacacccgggatctgaaccagcgaatcccgggcctccaaagcagaacgtgcaaacttaaccactgcgccaccaggccggcccctaaaaaaaattttttttaataaaaataaattttaaaaaatccctcaGTTCAAATAGAGTCTATGGTTATTGTATGCAGGGCATCAACCACTGTCTCTAGGCTTAGGGCAGGTAATGCAAGGGAGTAAAACTGGCCCGCCTGGGCCTTTCAAGAGCTGAAAATAGGATCTGAATGGGAAATCTTCCAGTGTTGGCCACATACAACAGGAAACAGAAGGTATCTCTGTTTGATTCCACACCAGTTTCCCCACAGGGCCAGGCCAGCTCTGCCCTGAGCTCCCCCTCCCCGTGCCCTTCTTATGTTCTCTGGGAAGTCCTGCTCAAAAGCCAGAGTTCCTTGTTTAGACATTTTAATATAGACCTGTTCTGTTTTCAGATActatttctgttagtttattcATGCCATCTTTCCTACGCATATAAAAAATATCCCATGGCCAGAACGGTACATAAACTTATCTAAATGGGCAATAAATTATCTGGGGCGGGGAGCAGTGGCGGCAAACCCATCCACTGCCATGGCCCCTCCTTGAGTGGGAAAGGctggcgggcgggggcggggggacaAGAACTGGAATTGCAACCCCCACATGACTCAGAGGACAGCTCCCAACTTTGCAGCCCCATCCCCAAAGGCCCAAGTTGCTCCACATCTGGAACCCATCTGCTAGCATTACAGGCCAGCAACACCTCACCTTCCCTGTCCCCATTCAGGCACCAATCCAGGGCAATTTGCTCCTATAGCCCATGGCATCCATCTGGGAAGAAATAAAGGTGATTACACAATCTGCAGCTAGttgtgatttcaaaatatttaattggGAATGAGGGACATACAAATAACAATTTTCCCTATcttgctcattctttttttaaacaaaagatctCACTATTGTCTGATTACACTGTTTCCCTGAAAGCCTTTGTGTCCTCCAAAGACCCAAGCTCTAAATAAGCATCTCGTGGGTCCTATTTCTCAGGAGCCCTTTGCCTTTCCAGGGAGGGGAGCAAATCCCTCCAAGGCTCCCAGCCCATATCAGAGGAGGGTCCTACCAGCCACAGAGCCCCCACTGCCCTGGGGAGGGCTGAAGCAGCACTCAGAGCTCCCCCCGGGCATGCCGGATGTAGTGTTGATGCAGCCCAGCTTCCTGGGCAAAGTCCTGGCCACACTCAGTGCAGGCGAAGGGGCCAGGAGGGGTGCTGGCCTCGTGCGCCTGGCGGTGCCGCCTCAGGGAAGCGGCCAGCCCAAAGGTCTTGCCACAGTCAGGACAGGGGAAGGTGGGCTGGCTAGTCGTCGGCGCAGCCGGTGGGGAGGGCCTGGTGGCTGGACCATGGCTGCGCTGGTGGGTGATCAGGGccttggaggaggggaaggagcgGGCACAGGTGAAGCAGACGAAGAGGGCCCCCTGCAGCTTCTGGGCCACGAAGTCCGCTGGGTGCTCCCGCTTCATGTGACGCTCCTGGAACTTGGAATCGGCGAAGGTGATGAGGCAGCGGGTGCACTGTGGGGCCCCCAGGTGGCCTGAGGGACGTGGGGAGAGGTCGGGGGAGGCCAGCAGGAGTCTCCAGGAACCTCTCCCAAGCCCCGGAATCATGCCAACAATGAACATTCAGTGCTCACTACGTGCCAGGTTCTATGCCAGGGCTGGACAGCAAGCAGTACAGGCAGACTCCTATTGGACCTTTTTATGGATGAGCAGACTGAGGCTCAACAAGGTTAGGCAACTTGCCCACAGTGATGATgccaagaaatgaaaatgttggaGTCCAGACTGGAACCCAGGGAGTCTGCCCTTCCGACAGAGTCCTGTGATTAGAGCACAGCCCCTGGGCCCAGGCTGCCTGGAATTGAGGAGTCCAGCTCTCCTACTTCCTGGGCAAGTCcaacagtttcctcatctggaaaatggggtaATAACCATCtcagtatctacctcatagggttgtaggaaggagtaaatgaatgaattttcttatatatataaagtgcttaaaacagtgctaCACAATGGTTTGCAATTATTactatggagaaagaaaagcagcaggaCAGCCGGGAGCTGGCCTCTGTGTTCTCCTGTTGAACATAAACAGTTTCACGGAACATCATCGGAGCAGGCCACGCCATGACTGAGATGAATCAAGACAACAGGACCATGCCATAATCACGTCTGAACACAGACACAACTGTGAATGTTGTCCATACGCCCCCCATCCTGGCTAATAGGAGTGCCTGCTGCTGCTTTACCACAGTTTGCACTTTGCTTGGTTCTGCCCTCCTTCTAGAGATTAAGATACCAACCATGCAACTACCGCTGCTTCCTGGCAGCAGCCAATCCAGAGCAAAATCCCTCTTCCTTGACCCCTCCCCAAATCACCTACCACAAGCCTAAGTCCTCTAAGTCCTTCCTAACCCTCTGTTACTGAGATGCCCCACAGTGCCCCGTCGTGTGTGTTCTTCCTCAGTGCAATGAGCAATAAACCCAACTTGTTCAACTGCGGGTGTGCTCCTGGTGGTCTCTGGCTGGAGGGCGTTGACACTGGCTCCAATTGTTACAAATACTTAACTTCTGTTTGCCACAGTTCCCTCTTCTGAAAGTGATAACCCATTTCACAGAGTCTGTTAGGAGGACTGAATGGGATAATGAATGTTAAGCTCTTAGAAGGCGTCTagcacataataagcattcaGTAGAAGCTGTTGCTATTATTATAGGTCAAACTAGCGACCTTCATTAACATCAAgctttccccttttttttgctgaTAATCCCCTTAACAGCCCTGTGAGATGAGCAATAGCAACCCCTTTtgacagatagggaaactgaggcccaagtcACACTGGAAAGTCTGGGGCAGAGTTGGGACTGGAACCTCAGGGCTCCTCTCACGGTCTCTGCCCTTTCCCAGCCATATCTCCCGAAGCCTCTCCGGATGCCACTCTGTCCCTCTGAAATGCATCCCACTCATGCTTACGTGGACAGAGTGGGTACATCTGAGCATAATGAGGGTGACGGTGGGGAGTGGCACCTCCTGGTAGGGCAGCTCCCCAACAGGCAAGTCCCTGCGACGCCTTGGACGTTGAAATGCTATCGAAATCTTCACATCAGCTTCTGCACCCCACCCTCCTCTGGCCAGCAGTACTCACAGATGTCGCCTCTTGGACTGCCAGGACTCCTCTCCTTGGACGAATCCTGCTGCTCCATGAGCTCTTCAGAGTGCGGGTCCTCCATGGTGACTGGTACCCCTCTGGTCAAGAGAGGAGAATGCATGATAGAATAGTAAATCAACGGAAGTCGCTCGACTGTCACCAGCCATAGAGGGCCCGCTAATCCTATGACCTTTGACACAGAGGTTCTCCTTGCCAGCCTTGGACCCCCACGAGATACCATCTCCTTGAACTCTAACCTGATGGAGCTCCCTCCAGAGAAGCTTCAACCCTCCCTAAAGATTCGACTCCCCAGGTTTGTGACTCCCCTTAGAGCCTTGTCACCTCTGTGAGACCTATGACCTACATCAAACTAACTCCCAGCACTCAGAGCGCGGGACCCTTGATCTTTGACACCAGCCTCATTCCCGTCTCTCCCACGTGTTTTGAGGCAGGTAGTGTTACCCACGCTTTAGCCCGCCCCCACCCGGGAGACATCCTTCCCTGACATCCCGTAACTCCTGTCCCACCCACAACCCCCGCCTCCCACGCGCGCTCTCAGCCGCTGTGTCCCGCTGCCCCAAGCACTGCCCTCGGCTCCCTCCTCCCGAGGCGCGTAGCCCAggcctctgctttttctccagacAGCACACGGGTGTCTTTCGTGGCGCCTGTCAGTCGCTCGTCACAGCGCCACCACCCGGAGGGAAGCCAGGTAGGTCCCACCGAGTCTCAAAGTCCAGGTGGTTTTCACGCCCTTTCGCCTGATGAGCTTCTCGGAACCGAGATCCTGGGTTGCCATCCGGCAATGAGGCAGTCGGGCCAGCCCGGTCCTCAAAAATAACGGGAGGGGTCCTTCTCTGTACTGGGACGCGTTATGATGACGTTGCAAGCCACCCGTGCCGTACAGACCTAAGCTGCTCGCGCAGGTGTGGCTCGGCGCTCCTGGCGCGCAGGCGCTTTGGCTCCCTCATTGTTTTAGGCTCTGCGGCAGCCGGAGCTGGAGAGCGAGCACGCTTCGGCCGTTCTGCGCAGGCGCCGCGAAGGGCTGTGTCCCCGAGATCACGCTCCCAGAACACACCCCTTCCTAAGAGGGGTGACGTCAAGTTAGAGTCCCCGGAACGTGCCTGGACATCCCCAAATCCCCGCGCTCTGCCCTCTTCGGCCTCCGTCCGCCTGACCCCAGGGGCGGGGCTTCTCAGCGGCTGACCGGCCGCCGTCGCCGCGCTCTCCGGTGTGCCGCCTGTTGGCTCGGTTAGTGatttgggagggaggaggggagggtgaaaaCATCTGTAcccctgagggaggagggggctggaggccgAATTTCTGAGTTTtcgaagcagaaagagaaacacatCCAGAAAGCGAGCGGAAAGGATCCTGGGTCCCTGGGGAATAGGGTCTGGGCGCCAGATTTGTAGGTCCCTGGGAGTGACGCCCGAGACTGGAAGAAGGGAACAGGGTGGAAGACTGAAGGCTGAGGCGACTAGAAAAGATGAAGGCTGGGGGCTCGCTGACCCGAGTCTTCCCCACCCCTTGCTTTCCAGCCATGCCTCCGCCGCGGGGTGACGTGACCGCCTTGTTCCTGGGGCCTCCGGGCTCGGGAAAGTCCCCTCTGATCGCAGCGCTGTgcgacaaagatgtggagatggTCGAAATCCCCGACGGCCGGCCGGACTCCGGGATCCCCAGCCTGCGAGCTGCGGGCCCAGGCCTCTTCCTGGGCGAGCTGAGCTGCCCACCTGCAGCGCCGGGGCCCTGGGCGGCCGAGGCCGACGTGCTGGTACTGGTGCTGCCCGGCCCCGAGGGGAATGGGGAGCCCCTGGCCCCCGCGCTGGCCGAGGCAGCGCGGGCCGCCCTGGCCCGAGGGACCCCGCTGCTGGCTGTGCGGAACCTCCGTCCGGGGGACTCCCAGAATGAAGCCCAGGCCCGGGATCAGACCGCGGCCCTGCTGGCCAGCGCGGGGTTGGGAGCCGCGGCTCTCTTCGTGCTGCCGGCGGACTGCGGCAGCAGAGACGGCTGCGAGGAGCTCGAGCGCCTGCGGGCGGCGCTGCGGAGCCAGGCGGAGGCGCTGCAGAGGTGAGCGCAGATTCTCTGGGTGGGTTGGGGAGGCCTGGGCCTTTAGTCTAGACCTCACACCCCTAACGGGCTCTTTGAGATCCGCGAGACCCCTCCCCCAGTGAGTTTGGGGCCAGCCTTATCCAGATATCTGCCTGAGGCCCTGCTCCCTCATCCAGGTCGCTCCTGCCCCTCTGGGCAGGTTTTGAGGTCAGAGAGGTTCCACCCACAAGTTTGACCCTTTTCTGTCATCTAAGCCCAGCCTCAGCCAAGGGTCTGCTGAAGATCCCAAGCCGTCATCCAGTTCCTGCCTTCTGCGAGATCACAAGCGCCCTTCCCTAGCCAGAATTCGAAGGGAGGCGGGGACCTATTGCCCAAATACTGCCCCGAGGCGAAAGCTTGAAGGAAGGCTCAGTGTCATCACACAAGCTTGTGATCCCCGTGAAAATTTTACCCGAAGGCTTTCGAGTCTTCTCCGTCCCTCCTTCCATCAGCTTGGTTCTCAAGCAACCGTGCCCTCAGTGAGCTTTGTTATTTCTGGGcgccctcctccacctcctttctCTAACCCCTTCTCACTTCTGTGCCCACTTGCTGACTACCTCCTGAATTCTCTCCCCCTACCGGGAGCTGCCTCGTTTTGTAGATGtcaaaaatgaggctcagagagaggcagcCTCCCCTCCAGGTCCACTGCTCATCTTTTCTCCTTAGCCATAGCCCCTTGGTAAGGACTAGTAGATAGGCTTCTCCCCTCACCGGTCCTTACTCCTCTCCTCGCCCTAGTCTCAGGAAGGAGCGCCCTTCGTGACCTCTCCCATGTCGACTTTCGGTTAGTCTACGGTACAGTCGGGATTGTGTCTttgctcccagccccaccccctgcgAGTTTTGCCCCGCTCAGACAGCCTTTTCTTAACCCTGCAGGTCCCTCGGAAAAGCCCCGCCCCAAAGGCTGTATCCGCGAGAAGTCTGAGCAGGGTTCCCATTTTTATCAACTCCTCTCCCCCCCAATCCCTGCTTTAAGTCCTGGTTTCTGTTTGCTGTGCCGTcactctgcctcctccctttcctgctcCTGCCTACCTCGGGGATTTTTCGGAAAGCTCTGCCCTTGTCGTCGTAACCCAGTCCAGCCCCTCTTCTGCCCTTGACCCCATCCCTCCCTGTCCCCGCAGGCTCCTGCCACCGGCTCAGGATGGCTTCGAGGTGCTGGGCGCAGCAGAGCT of the Equus quagga isolate Etosha38 chromosome 13, UCLA_HA_Equagga_1.0, whole genome shotgun sequence genome contains:
- the ZNF576 gene encoding zinc finger protein 576 isoform X4, which translates into the protein MEDPHSEELMEQQDSSKERSPGSPRGDICHLGAPQCTRCLITFADSKFQERHMKREHPADFVAQKLQGALFVCFTCARSFPSSKALITHQRSHGPATRPSPPAAPTTSQPTFPCPDCGKTFGLAASLRRHRQAHEASTPPGPFACTECGQDFAQEAGLHQHYIRHARGEL
- the ZNF576 gene encoding zinc finger protein 576 isoform X2 is translated as MREPKRLRARSAEPHLREQLRGVPVTMEDPHSEELMEQQDSSKERSPGSPRGDICHLGAPQCTRCLITFADSKFQERHMKREHPADFVAQKLQGALFVCFTCARSFPSSKALITHQRSHGPATRPSPPAAPTTSQPTFPCPDCGKTFGLAASLRRHRQAHEASTPPGPFACTECGQDFAQEAGLHQHYIRHARGEL
- the ZNF576 gene encoding zinc finger protein 576 isoform X1, with translation MVSRGGPRLARRTSVSKVIGLAGPLWLVTVERLPLIYYSIMHSPLLTRGVPVTMEDPHSEELMEQQDSSKERSPGSPRGDICHLGAPQCTRCLITFADSKFQERHMKREHPADFVAQKLQGALFVCFTCARSFPSSKALITHQRSHGPATRPSPPAAPTTSQPTFPCPDCGKTFGLAASLRRHRQAHEASTPPGPFACTECGQDFAQEAGLHQHYIRHARGEL
- the ZNF576 gene encoding zinc finger protein 576 isoform X3 encodes the protein MFIVGMIPGLGRGSWRLLLASPDLSPRPSGHLGAPQCTRCLITFADSKFQERHMKREHPADFVAQKLQGALFVCFTCARSFPSSKALITHQRSHGPATRPSPPAAPTTSQPTFPCPDCGKTFGLAASLRRHRQAHEASTPPGPFACTECGQDFAQEAGLHQHYIRHARGEL